A genome region from Anopheles stephensi strain Indian chromosome 2, UCI_ANSTEP_V1.0, whole genome shotgun sequence includes the following:
- the LOC118503655 gene encoding programmed cell death protein 7 isoform X1, translating into MFAHGLLKHSLDISSMPPPPIDDSFPHPTLLEQTRVTDAHRVQQFLTATKAGIDQHDGKACRSIVPVNISTYRAELCEALNVLENLKHSKLVLDDLLQEAESGETWNEELNRAGQLKEVLGKMLEALENVKRKQSLHRKLSARRKKRAWLKRRNQRLHANRLAEQTARTQRSQEIANWEAEWKDRLTQERVAREEQQMKTLILTDVRRRKARAKRMLARFEKSLHLHQQRQNVSTVNTQPEVRFDARMYALIAEWRGKVDECVKEEKRLKDILNRQSTGNVSRRRENRWRKVLFGTAAIGGMFGRQSKDWWWQELVAVRRAWDKFSLPADPNHPFHLQGTVNTWNVPPEKPSPEWEVYRETSKIKRCS; encoded by the coding sequence ATGTTTGCACACGGGCTACTAAAGCACAGCTTGGATATATCATCGATGCCACCTCCACCAATCGATGATTCCTTTCCCCATCCTACACTACTGGAGCAGACCCGCGTGACCGACGCGCACAGAgtacaacaatttttaacgGCCACGAAAGCCGGAATCGACCAGCATGATGGTAAAGCGTGCCGCTCAATCGTCCCCGTGAATATTTCCACTTACCGCGCGGAACTTTGTGAAGCTCTTAACGTTTTGGAGAACCTCAAACACTCGAAGTTGGTTCTGGACGATTTGCTCCAGGAAGCCGAATCTGGTGAGACATGGAATGAAGAGCTTAATCGTGCGGGACAATTGAAAGAAGTTTTGGGAAAGATGCTCGAAGCGCTTGAAAATGTTAAGCGCAAGCAATCATTACACCGTAAGCTGTCCGCACGCCGCAAGAAACGAGCATGGCTAAAAAGACGAAATCAACGTCTTCATGCGAATCGCTTGGCGGAACAAACGGCCCGTACGCAACGTTCACAAGAAATAGCTAACTGGGAAGCGGAATGGAAGGATCGACTGACCCAGGAACGAGTTGCCCGGGAAGagcagcaaatgaaaacaCTGATTCTAACTGACGTCCGGCGTAGAAAGGCTCGAGCGAAACGAATGCTAGCTCGATTCGAAAAATCACTGCACCTGCACCAGCAAAGGCAGAATGTTTCAACCGTCAACACACAACCGGAGGTACGATTCGACGCCCGCATGTACGCGCTCATAGCAGAATGGCGAGGGAAGGTAGATGAGTGCGTGAAAGAAGAGAAGCGGCTAAAGGACATATTAAACCGCCAGTCCACCGGTAACGTTAGTCGTCGGCGTGAAAACCGTTGGCGAAAGGTGCTGTTTGGCACGGCTGCAATAGGTGGAATGTTTGGCCGTCAGTCCAAAGACTGGTGGTGGCAGGAACTTGTAGCCGTGCGTCGGGCTTGGGATAAGTTTTCGTTGCCAGCTGATCCGAATCACCCGTTTCACCTGCAAGGTACGGTAAACACGTGGAATGTACCACCGGAAAAACCGTCACCGGAATGGGAAGTGTATCGCGAGACGAGCAAGATCAAACGCTGCAGTTAA
- the LOC118503651 gene encoding BRCA1-associated protein — translation MSALVSLCLLKIELVADRSRSQSSVMLGPSESGSACDDDAATGGSIVGDEAAGAVSNEHPNNPRLQREMRGQRKPKKITIESYRNRLLDGGPVPADEYRGILPKSSREQTPMDEVPPPSATEILGEINFFSGNPFVEVTKGILHLFKRNERADLSEGGVSKTLCLIAVPSSLNCHDILDFIAPCQKEIQHVRILRDGSPNQFMVLLEFRCVEGAIEFYKTFNGAPYNTLEPDTLCHAVWVSSVEWGLDDCCVTPQGHTELPSCPVCLERMDESVDGVLTILCNHVFHAGCLNKWGDSTCPVCRCVQTPELSEQSVCMECEGTEALWICLICGHIGCGRYQGGHAASHYRTTNHTYALQLGTNRVWDYAGDNFVHRLLQSKSDGKLVATQSPGGDDGEEKIDSMQLEFTYLLTSQLDAQRDYYEERLSRLESIVSGERQKLQEDNELAKKKTAELEVKLQALTKEKNSLERKITQLTSKLSTVLGELAEEKQFGKTLQANQITWQTKFSTLEKQCTEKEQEIVELKEQVRDLMFYMEAQNTIAGSELKSELVDGTVVLPADAVVAAASSISANGALSVGTSGNGTAKAKRRQRRK, via the exons ATGTCTGCATTGGTTTCTTTATGTTTGCTGAAGATTGAATTAGTTGCCGACAGAAGCCGCAGCCAGTCGTCGGTCATGTTGGGCCCCTCGGAATCCGGATCTGCCTGTGATGATGACGCAGCAACGGGAGGCAGCATAGTTGGCGATG AAGCTGCTGGTGCGGTGTCGAACGAACATCCCAACAATCCACGTCTGCAGCGAGAGATGCGGGGCCAAAGAAAGCCGAAGAAAATCACCATCGAAAGCTATCGTAACCGGCTGCTGGATGGAGGACCGGTCCCTGCCGACGAGTATCGTGGCATCCTGCCAAAAAGTTCGCGCGAGCAGACACCGATGGATGAGGTGCCCCCACCGTCGGCCACCGAGATCCTGGGAGAGATCAATTTCTTTTCCGGCAATCCATTCGTTGAAGTCACCAAAGGCATCCTTCATCTGTTCAAGAGGAA CGAACGAGCGGACCTTTCGGAAGGTGGTGTTTCAAAAACACTTTGTTTGATTGCCGTTCCGTCTTCGTTGAACTGTCACGATATACTCGACTTTATCGCACCGTGTCAGAAGGAGATCCAGCATGTGCGAATACTGCGTGATGGGTCACCGAACCAGTTTATGGTACTGCTCGAGTTCCGTTGTGTTGAGGGAGCGATCGAATTTTACAAAACGTTCAATGGAGCTCCATACAACACCCTGGAACCGGACACCCTCTGTCACGCCGTTTGGGTGTCGAGCGTTGAGTGGGGTCTGGATGATTGTTGCGTGACCCCACAGGGACACACCGAGCTACCGTCCTGTCCCGTGTGTCTCGAGCGCATGGACGAAAGCGTGGACGGTGTGCTAACGATCCTATGCAACCACGTGTTCCATGCCGGATGCCTAAACAAGTGGGGTGATTCGACCTGCCCCGTATGCCGGTGCGTGCAAACACCGGAACTTTCCGAGCAGTCCGTTTGCATGGAGTGCGAAGGAACGGAGGCACTGTGGATCTGTCTCATCTGCGGCCACATCGGTTGCGGCCGATATCAGGGTGGTCACGCAGCGTCCCACTATCGGACGACAAACCACACGTACGCCCTGCAGCTCGGTACGAACCGTGTGTGGGATTACGCGGGAGATAATTTTGTTCATCGTTTGTTGCAAAGCAAATCGGACGGAAAGCTCGTCGCAACCCAATCGCCCGGGGGAGATGATGGGGAGGAGAAAATTGATTCTATGCAGCTGGAATTCACTTACCTGCTGACATCGCAGCTCGACGCGCAGCGCGATTACTACGAGGAGCGCTTATCTCGGCTCGAATCGATTGTCAGTGGTGAAAGGCAGAAGCTGCAGGAAGATAACGAGCTGGCGAAGAAAAAGACTGCCGAGCTGGAGGTGAAGCTGCAGGCACTcacgaaagagaaaaacagtCTGGAACGGAAAATCACCCAACTAACATCTAA ACTGAGTACCGTTCTAGGTGAGCTGGCTGAAGAGAAACAGTTTGGGAAAACGCTCCAAGCGAATCAAATTACATGGCAGACCAAATTTTCCACCCTCGAGAAACAGTGCACGGAAAAGGAGCAGGAAATCGTTGAGCTGAAGGAGCAGGTGCGTGATCTCATGTTCTACATGGAGGCACAGAACACAATTGCCGGTTCGGAGCTTAAAAGCGAACTAGTCGATGGGACGGTAGTACTTCCGGCCGATGCTGTAGTAGCAGCGGCCTCCTCTATTTCCGCTAATGGTGCGCTGTCCGTCGGTACTAGCGGAAATGGAACTGCTAAAGCCAAGCGCCGTCAAAGGAGAAAGTAA
- the LOC118503657 gene encoding deoxyhypusine hydroxylase, translating to MVQIEENKVIAIGDVLNNRERPLKERFRALFTLRNIGGDRAVESIGRCFDDESALLKHELAYCLGQMQDVRAIPVLTRVLADVQQEPMVRHEAAEALGAIGDSSVEETLVAFSKDPVVEVAETCEIALERVRWLKEKQAAEALKDNNPYASVDPTPPAASKSVEELQRILMDESDTLFNRYRAMFALRNLRTEQATLALATGLKGKSALFRHEVAFVLGQLQEECSVPFLIENLRDPAENEMVRHECAEALGAIATDECTKVLNEYLLDEKRVVKESCEVALDMCEYENSPEFQYADTLVKVNEA from the coding sequence ATGGTGCAAATAGAGGAAAATAAAGTGATTGCTATCGGTGATGTGTTAAATAACCGAGAGCGACCGCTAAAAGAGCGATTTCGAGCATTATTCACCCTGCGAAACATTGGCGGTGACCGTGCAGTCGAGTCCATCGGCCGGTGTTTTGATGATGAGTCGGCATTGCTGAAACACGAGCTGGCCTACTGTCTGGGCCAGATGCAGGACGTTCGAGCCATTCCCGTGCTGACCCGTGTACTGGCGGACGTGCAGCAAGAACCGATGGTACGGCACGAGGCAGCCGAGGCGCTCGGTGCCATCGGGGACAGCTCAGTCGAGGAAACGTTGGTAGCCTTCAGTAAGGATCCTGTGGTTGAGGTAGCGGAAACGTGTGAAATTGCACTGGAACGTGTACGATGGCTGAAGGAAAAGCAAGCGGCCGAAGCACTGAAAGATAACAACCCGTACGCCTCGGTCGATCCAACGCCACCGGCTGCTTCCAAGAGTGTTGAAGAGTTACAGCGAATCCTCATGGATGAGTCGGACACGCTTTTCAACCGCTATCGAGCCATGTTTGCGCTGCGTAATCTGCGCACAGAGCAAGCAACTCTGGCACTGGCCACCGGACTGAAAGGTAAGAGTGCACTGTTCAGGCACGAGGTTGCGTTTGTGCTGGGACAGCTGCAGGAGGAGTGCAGTGTGCCGTTTTTGATAGAAAATTTGCGCGATCCGGCCGAAAACGAGATGGTGCGACACGAGTGTGCGGAAGCGCTTGGCGCTATCGCGACGGACGAATGCACCAAGGTGCTGAACGAATATCTGCTGGACGAAAAGCGCGTGGTAAAGGAAAGCTGCGAAGTAGCGCTGGATATGTGCGAATACGAAAACAGTCCCGAGTTCCAGTATGCCGATACGCTGGTTAAGGTGAACGAAGCATAA
- the LOC118503655 gene encoding tubulin-specific chaperone A isoform X2 yields MSDPRLRQLTIKTGVVKRLSKEKVVYEKEVVTQQNRIDKLKAAGSDDHVLRKQEEVLQESMMMIPDCQRRLAKAYEELTEMIKNEEELKESEQYQAAVAVLDDAKVNLPQKITA; encoded by the exons ATGTCCGATCCTCGCCTTCGCCAGCTAACCATCAAAACAGGTGTTGTGAAACGCTTGTCGAAGGAAAAGGTCGTGTACGAAAAGGAAGTCGTTACGCAGCAGAACCGCATCGACAAACTGAAAGCGGCCGGTTCCGACGACCATGTGCTGCGAAAGCAGGAAGAAGTGCTGCAAgaatcgatgatgatgattccgGATTGTCAACGACG TCTGGCTAAAGCTTACGAGGAACTTACAGAAATGATCAAAAACGAAGAGGAACTTAAGGAATCGGAACAATACCAAGCAGCCGTTGCCGTGCTGGATGATGCCAAAGTTAATCTTCCACAAAAGATAACAGCATAG